Below is a genomic region from Desulfurobacterium atlanticum.
TATCTTATCGGCAGGTCTCTGTAGGAGCGGGGTTGTGATTTATATACAAGAATATGTCCAGGGCAGTTCATCGGTTTAACTGCATACCATGTAGCTCTTTCTATCTCTTTAGGAGTTAAAGGAATTTCTTCGTTTCCGAGCCGTTCCTCTTCATCATGTTCAACTACAGGAACAAAAAACATGTTTTCTTTGTAAAAATTGTAATGCCCTGATGTTTTCCATAGGTCGGCTTTCATAAGTTGAGGTGTGTATATTCTCTGATATCCTCTCTTTCTGTGTTCCTCTTCGGTCCACTGTTCTATTGTCTGCCTTAAAATGGCTCCGTTTGGATGCCAGAACACAAGTCCCGGTCCTGCTTCATCGTGAATCGAGAAAAGGTCAAGCTGTTTTCCTAAGATTCTGTGGTCTCTCTTCTTTGCCTCTTCAAGTCTTGTAAGGTATTCTTCAAGATGGCTTTTTTTCCAGAAAGCAGTTCCGTAAATCCTTTGGAGCATTTTATTTTTTGAATCGCCCCTCCAGTAAGCACCGGCTACAGATAGGAGTTTTACCGCTTTAACAGCACCGGCATTTTCAACGTGAGGTCCTTTACATAAATCATAGAAATCATCTCCGAGCCAGTAGATTGTTATCTCTTCATCATCAGGTAGTTCTTTTATAAGTTCTGTTTTGTAAGGGTCGTTTTTAAATAGAGACAGAGCTTTTTCCCTTGAAACCACTTCTCTTTTAAACGGCTCTTTCTCCTTTATGATTTTATTCATTTCAGCTTCTATTTTCTCAAGGTCCTCTTCAGAAATTGGTTCAGTAAGGTCAAAATCGTAGTAAAAACCTTCCTCTGTTGATGGTCCTATTGCAAGTTTTACATTTTCATCTCCAAATATCCTTTTAACCGCTTTTGCAAGAATGTGAGCGGCACTGTGCCTTAGAATATGGAGGGATTCTGGGTCCTTAGATGTGAGAATTTTTAGTTTTCCATCCTTACTTATAGGAGTTAATGTATCTATTATCTCTCCGTTAAAAATTGCACCTACAGCATTTTTCTCAAGGCTTCTGGATATTGAAGCGGCAATTTCCTTTACAGTTGTGCCTTCTGTAATTTCTATAACTTTTCCGTCAGGTAGTTCTATCTTTATCATCACTCACTCCCGGTTAAAAATTACTGGTTTATTTTACGATAACCTTTTTTGTAAGGGAAATTTTCGTTTATAGGTTTTCTTTCCATTTTATCACCGTTAAAGTAATATTTGTACTTATCAGGCTTTTCTCTTTCGTAGAGAAGAATTCTTTCTGCAAGTTCTCTAAATATAGGAACAGCTATTTTACTTGCCCATAGCATATTTTTGGGGACTTTAGGTTCATCAACAGTTACTGCCATCACAAAATCGGGATTTGTTAGAGGAAAAGCACCTACAAATGTGGCTGTAATTTTGTGCCTGTTATATTTCCTTATTTTTGGGTCATATTTTATTGCTGTTCCTGTTTTTCCGCCTATGTAAAAGTTCTCAAGCTTTGTTGCTGTTCCGGTTCCCCCTTCCACTACGGTGGCAAGGATTCTTCTCATCTCATTTGAAACATAAGGTTTGATTACCTGCCTTACTCTCACAGCGGGAAACTCTTTTATCGTTTCTCCTTTGTCGTTGATAATTTTACTTATTATACGAGGTTTCATAAGGTATCCACCGTTTACAAGTGCACAGTAGGCGTTTGCAAGTTGAAGAGTATTTACCATTATGTTGTGTCCAAAAGCAAGTGTTGCAAATTCTACATTTCTCCACTTTTTGTAATTACGAAGGGGATATATAGATTCCCCGGATATTTCAATTCCAGTTTTTTCTCCAAATCCGAACGCTTTAAGATAACGGTAATATCTTTCTTTGCCAAGCATTTGGGCAACTTTTATTATACCGACGTTATCTGAGTATTTTATTATTTCCCATGCTGCAAGTGTAACATTTTCTCCTCTGAATTCGTTGTGGAACACTTTGTCATCTATTCTGTAATTTGCCGGAGCTTTTATAGGTGTCATTGGTGTGATAAGCCCTTCATTTATTGCTGCTGCAAGAACTATCGGTTTGATAACAGAACCTGGCTCATACGGAGCGTTAATATATCTTGGGTTTATTTTTGATATAAACTTCTTATCCCGTTTCTCTCCATATTTGTAAAACGGCCAGGAAGCTGCTGCTATAATGTCTCCTGTGTGAGGATTCATTAATACAACATTTATAAACCGAGGATTCCACTTTTTCCCATATTTTTCTATAGTTTTTTCAACTATGTACTGGATATTTGCATCAATTGTAAGAATTACATTGTTACCTTTTTTATAGGATGTGAAAAGAGCATCAGGGTTTGTTATATAAAGATTTCCCCTGGCATCTTTTTCTCCTGATATTATGGTTTTGTCTCCCAAAATTATCTTTTTTCTTTCAAGGTAAAGCTCAAGGCCACTTATTCCTTTACCTTCAGCATTTAGAACACCGACAACAGTTGCTCCAACGCCGTAAGGATGTTTTCTATCATACTCTGGCATTATTCCGATAAGGTCTTTAAGCTTTGGATTTTCTTCTGTAAGCTTAATGTACTGCTTATTTATTTTTTCCGCCCTTTTTCTGTAATCTCTTAATTTTCCATCAACCCCTTTTTTCAACCACGTGAATTTTCTGTTTGATGAAAGTGCTTTTTTTAACTCTGTTGTGGAGATTATGTTGCCAAATTCTTTCTGAAAAATTTTGATAAAGGTTTTTTTGTCATGTATAAAAGTAGGTCTAATGTAAAAAGAACACTCTTTTTTACTTACTGCAAGAGGTATTCCATTTCTGTCAAAAATTTCTCCCCTTTCAGACTTAAGGGTAAGTTTTCCTGTGTACTGCCTTGCCAGAAAGGAGAGATACTTTTCCTTGTCAAAATAGGAAAGGGAAAGAAGTTTTATTATGAAAATTATAACCATGCCTGTTGAGATAAAAAGAAAAGCGTTTAACCTGTCATCTTCAAAAGGCTTGAGGAATGTATAGATGTTTAGGAGCAGATTTTTAAGGAAATGGTATAACTTTCTCATTCTATGTAGTAAACCTCGTTCTCTTTAAGAATTTTCATTCTTTTTGTCATATTGTCAACAGTTTCCGGCTTAACTGTTGAGTAGTATTTAATCTGCAAATCGTTATATTCAGATTTTAGTTTTTGTATTTCATTTATCGTTTTTGCTATTTTCCTTTTTTCTGTTACACAGGCAGAGCGAAGATTTATCAGTTTGAAAACCATAAAGGTAAAGATAACAGGTGATAGAAGGATAAAAGGGATAGTGAAATATTTAGCTTTTACACTTTTCACGTTGCACCTTTGTTTTCTTTACATATATTTTTCATCTTGAAATAAGCGCCTGTAGCTCAGCTGGATAGAGCCCAGGACTCCGGATCCTGGCGTCGCGGGTTCGACTCCCGCCAGGCGCACCATCTTACTCCTTTTTAGCCTGTTCTATTATCTCTTTAGGTATGCTTATAGGGTAATCTCCATCAAAGCACGCCGTACAGTATCCGCACTCTTTCCCGCCGGCTGCTTTAAGCATCCCTTCAAGAGAAAGATAAGCAAGAGAATCTGCTTCAATATATTCTGCTATCTCTTCTATGGAGTGGTTTGATGCGATTAGCTGGTCTTTTGTTGGCGTATCTATCCCAAAATAACAGGGCCATTTAGTTGGTGGAGAGCTTATTCTCATATGAACTTCTGTTGCACCAGCTTCTTTTAGCATTCTTACTATTTTTCTGCTTGTTGTTCCTCTGACTATAGAATCATCTATAACGATTACTCTTTTCCCTTTCAAAACATCTGGAACAGGGTTAAGTTTTACTTTCACACTTATATCTCTTGTCTTTTGGGTTGGTTTTATGAACGTTCTCCCAACATAATGGTTTCTGATAAATCCAAGCTGAAATGGAATTCCACTTTCTTCTGAATAACCTATTGCAGGAACAAGTCCTGAATCTGGTACTGCAATAACAACGTCAGCTTCTACTGGATTTTCTCTTGCAAGAGTTTTTCCAAACTCTTTTCTTATGCTATAAACACTTTTTCCAAAAATGTGGCTGTCTGGACGGGAGAAATAAACAAACTCAAATATACACTGCGATTTTCTACAGTTTCTATTTTTAAAAGGATAAAGGGATTTAATGCCGGTTTCATCAACTATTACCATTTCACCAGGTTCTACATCTCTTACATATTTTGCCCCAAGCAGGTCAAGGGCGCATGTTTCAGATGCAAAGATAATGGAGTCTTCAAGTTCACCCATAACAAGGGGTCTGAATCCCCAGGGATCTCTTAAAGCTATCAGTTTATTATTGTTTAAAATCAGCAGGGAAAAAGCGCCTTCAAGTTTTGTT
It encodes:
- the thrS gene encoding threonine--tRNA ligase, whose protein sequence is MIKIELPDGKVIEITEGTTVKEIAASISRSLEKNAVGAIFNGEIIDTLTPISKDGKLKILTSKDPESLHILRHSAAHILAKAVKRIFGDENVKLAIGPSTEEGFYYDFDLTEPISEEDLEKIEAEMNKIIKEKEPFKREVVSREKALSLFKNDPYKTELIKELPDDEEITIYWLGDDFYDLCKGPHVENAGAVKAVKLLSVAGAYWRGDSKNKMLQRIYGTAFWKKSHLEEYLTRLEEAKKRDHRILGKQLDLFSIHDEAGPGLVFWHPNGAILRQTIEQWTEEEHRKRGYQRIYTPQLMKADLWKTSGHYNFYKENMFFVPVVEHDEEERLGNEEIPLTPKEIERATWYAVKPMNCPGHILVYKSQPRSYRDLPIRYFEFGTVHRYEKSGSLHGLLRVRGFTQDDGHIFCRPDQLKEEIQHVLDYVMELLSTFNLDYVINIGTKPEKYIGTDEQWEHATNSLIDALKEREFNYNIVEGDGAFYGPKIDIAVLDAIGRKWDGPTIQVDFNLPERFDIHYVDKDGEKKRPVLVHRAIMGSIERFIGLLIEHYAGLFPLWLAPTQVVIIPVSDKYLDYADKIYKILKEQKIRVKLDDESGKVGYKIRKAETQKIPYMVIVGQKEAESGTVSVRSKKEGDIGTLKLDEFINKLKSEIENKI
- a CDS encoding peptidoglycan D,D-transpeptidase FtsI family protein, translating into MRKLYHFLKNLLLNIYTFLKPFEDDRLNAFLFISTGMVIIFIIKLLSLSYFDKEKYLSFLARQYTGKLTLKSERGEIFDRNGIPLAVSKKECSFYIRPTFIHDKKTFIKIFQKEFGNIISTTELKKALSSNRKFTWLKKGVDGKLRDYRKRAEKINKQYIKLTEENPKLKDLIGIMPEYDRKHPYGVGATVVGVLNAEGKGISGLELYLERKKIILGDKTIISGEKDARGNLYITNPDALFTSYKKGNNVILTIDANIQYIVEKTIEKYGKKWNPRFINVVLMNPHTGDIIAAASWPFYKYGEKRDKKFISKINPRYINAPYEPGSVIKPIVLAAAINEGLITPMTPIKAPANYRIDDKVFHNEFRGENVTLAAWEIIKYSDNVGIIKVAQMLGKERYYRYLKAFGFGEKTGIEISGESIYPLRNYKKWRNVEFATLAFGHNIMVNTLQLANAYCALVNGGYLMKPRIISKIINDKGETIKEFPAVRVRQVIKPYVSNEMRRILATVVEGGTGTATKLENFYIGGKTGTAIKYDPKIRKYNRHKITATFVGAFPLTNPDFVMAVTVDEPKVPKNMLWASKIAVPIFRELAERILLYEREKPDKYKYYFNGDKMERKPINENFPYKKGYRKINQ
- the purF gene encoding amidophosphoribosyltransferase, whose translation is MLYNYLLKFRISGEAFYMKEIKEYCGVFGIYNSEHAAYYTYLGLYALQHRGQESAGIAVFNGKNIDYHKGFGLVSGVFSTEALDSLQGNIAIGHNRYSTSGASDSIDNVQPIVVSSKIGNIAISHNGNIVNALKFRKKLEDEGSIFRGTSDSEVIVHLIVKSKKGTVEEKIIDAVTKLEGAFSLLILNNNKLIALRDPWGFRPLVMGELEDSIIFASETCALDLLGAKYVRDVEPGEMVIVDETGIKSLYPFKNRNCRKSQCIFEFVYFSRPDSHIFGKSVYSIRKEFGKTLARENPVEADVVIAVPDSGLVPAIGYSEESGIPFQLGFIRNHYVGRTFIKPTQKTRDISVKVKLNPVPDVLKGKRVIVIDDSIVRGTTSRKIVRMLKEAGATEVHMRISSPPTKWPCYFGIDTPTKDQLIASNHSIEEIAEYIEADSLAYLSLEGMLKAAGGKECGYCTACFDGDYPISIPKEIIEQAKKE